In Armatimonadota bacterium, a single window of DNA contains:
- a CDS encoding GspE/PulE family protein, with the protein MAKVQRKRIGDILVETGVITPQQLAEALAQQRRTRERLGRILVEQGAATERQLAQALAAQLDLPLVSLSSARIDPAAVRLVPEVIARKRKVLPLQLDGGHLVVAMADPLDVFALDDVAIAARRPVKPVVAMESEVEATIERVYGMGAAAQAVLGEVEEAVPSVEEAEDAPVVRLVNLILSQAVRDRASDIHLEPTEGDARVRYRVDGVLHTVMTVPRSVYPAVVSRVKVLARLNIAERRLPQDGAFESALDGRRIDVRVSTVPTVHGERVALRLLDRSQGVLPLDQLGMDARTRRRYEGLIRQPFGIILVSGPTGSGKTTTLISTLAQLNAPDRNIITIEDPVEYQLPGVSHIQVNPRSGLTFATGLRSIVRQDPDIIMIGEIRDVETAEIAIHAALTGHLVLTTIHTNDAPSALTRLADMGIEPYLIASAVIGVASQRLVRLLCAECKQPAPIPKDLMAWLAGAVREPLPAAEFARPGGCAACRHTGYQGRTGIFEVLVMTDAVRRKVLARASAAEIGEAARAEGMIPMRADGMLKALRGLTTVEEVLRVTRVEEPTL; encoded by the coding sequence GTGGCCAAGGTCCAGCGCAAGCGCATCGGTGACATCCTGGTGGAGACCGGGGTCATCACCCCCCAGCAGCTGGCCGAGGCGCTGGCCCAGCAGCGCCGCACCCGCGAGCGGCTGGGCCGCATCCTCGTCGAGCAGGGGGCGGCGACCGAGCGCCAGCTCGCCCAGGCCCTGGCGGCCCAGCTGGACCTGCCCCTGGTGAGCCTGTCCTCCGCCCGCATCGACCCCGCCGCCGTCCGCCTGGTCCCGGAGGTCATCGCGCGCAAGCGCAAGGTCCTCCCCCTGCAGCTGGACGGAGGCCACCTGGTCGTGGCCATGGCCGACCCCCTGGACGTCTTCGCCCTGGACGACGTGGCCATCGCGGCCCGCCGCCCGGTCAAGCCGGTGGTGGCGATGGAGTCGGAGGTTGAAGCGACCATCGAGCGCGTCTACGGCATGGGGGCGGCCGCCCAGGCGGTCCTGGGCGAGGTGGAGGAGGCCGTGCCGTCGGTGGAGGAGGCCGAGGACGCCCCGGTGGTGCGGCTGGTCAACCTGATCCTCTCCCAGGCCGTCCGCGACCGGGCCAGCGACATCCACCTGGAACCGACCGAGGGCGACGCCCGGGTGCGCTACCGGGTGGACGGCGTCCTGCACACGGTGATGACGGTGCCGCGCTCGGTCTACCCGGCGGTGGTGTCCCGGGTGAAGGTCCTGGCGCGGCTGAACATCGCCGAGCGGCGGCTGCCCCAGGACGGCGCGTTCGAGTCGGCCCTGGACGGCCGGAGGATCGACGTCCGGGTCTCCACGGTCCCCACGGTGCACGGGGAGCGGGTGGCCCTGCGCCTGCTGGACCGCAGCCAGGGGGTGCTGCCCCTGGACCAGCTGGGGATGGATGCCCGCACCCGCCGCCGGTACGAGGGGCTGATCCGCCAGCCCTTCGGCATCATCCTGGTCAGCGGCCCCACCGGCAGCGGCAAGACCACCACCCTCATCAGCACCCTGGCGCAGCTCAACGCGCCCGACAGGAACATCATCACCATCGAGGATCCGGTGGAGTACCAGCTGCCCGGCGTCAGCCACATCCAGGTGAACCCCCGGTCCGGGCTCACGTTCGCGACCGGGCTGCGGTCCATCGTCCGCCAGGATCCGGACATCATCATGATCGGCGAGATCCGCGACGTGGAGACGGCCGAAATCGCCATCCACGCCGCGCTGACCGGGCACCTGGTGCTCACCACCATCCACACCAACGACGCCCCCTCGGCCCTGACCCGCCTGGCCGACATGGGGATCGAGCCCTACCTGATCGCCTCGGCGGTGATCGGCGTGGCCTCCCAGCGGCTGGTCCGGCTGCTGTGCGCCGAGTGCAAGCAGCCGGCGCCCATCCCCAAGGACCTGATGGCCTGGCTGGCGGGGGCGGTGCGCGAGCCCCTGCCGGCGGCGGAGTTCGCGCGGCCGGGGGGGTGCGCCGCCTGCCGCCACACCGGCTACCAGGGCAGGACGGGGATCTTCGAGGTGCTGGTGATGACCGACGCCGTGCGCCGCAAGGTCCTGGCCCGGGCGTCCGCCGCCGAGATCGGCGAGGCGGCCCGGGCGGAGGGGATGATCCCCATGCGGGCCGACGGCATGCTCAAGGCCCTGCGCGGGCTCACGACGGTGGAGGAGGTCCTGCGGGTCACGCGGGTGGAGGAACCCACACTGTAG
- a CDS encoding response regulator transcription factor, whose amino-acid sequence MRKIRVMLVDDNPSYRQRMARVLQTQPDLEVVGEAGEGGEAVARARELRPDVVLIDFRMSGMDGYTAARTIVRELPETKVFMLTAFPGALDPERVARSGLQGLLVKDQPATEIIAAIRQAANR is encoded by the coding sequence GTGCGGAAGATCCGGGTGATGCTGGTCGACGACAACCCCTCCTACCGGCAGCGGATGGCCCGGGTGTTGCAGACCCAGCCCGACCTGGAGGTGGTGGGCGAGGCCGGGGAGGGCGGCGAGGCGGTGGCGCGCGCCCGGGAGCTGCGCCCCGACGTGGTGCTGATCGACTTCCGCATGAGCGGGATGGACGGCTACACGGCTGCCCGGACCATCGTGCGGGAGCTGCCGGAGACGAAGGTCTTCATGCTCACCGCGTTTCCCGGCGCCCTGGATCCCGAGCGGGTCGCCCGCAGCGGGCTGCAGGGGCTGCTGGTCAAGGACCAGCCGGCCACCGAGATCATCGCGGCGATCCGCCAGGCGGCGAACCGCTGA
- a CDS encoding response regulator transcription factor — protein sequence MNGAAVRVLLADDHALFRQGVRRLLEAAGDVEVVGEAETGDQTVRMVEDLAPDVVLLDVAMPGLSGIDAARMIKARSPRTGIIMLTVHADEEYLFEAIKAGAMGYLLKDCTPDELVRAIRVVHGGEGLLAPTMAAKVMREFARTRERTDLAGVHLPLTPREVEILQLVAGGLANKEIARRLSISERTVKNHLSNIMEKLHVNSRTQAAVLALRSGLVRPPEGGG from the coding sequence GTGAACGGGGCCGCGGTGCGGGTGCTGCTCGCGGACGACCACGCCCTGTTCCGGCAGGGGGTGCGCCGGCTGCTGGAGGCGGCCGGCGATGTGGAGGTGGTGGGCGAGGCCGAGACCGGCGACCAGACCGTCCGGATGGTGGAGGACCTGGCGCCCGACGTGGTCCTGCTGGACGTGGCCATGCCCGGCCTGTCCGGCATCGACGCCGCCCGGATGATCAAGGCCCGCAGCCCCCGCACCGGCATCATCATGCTGACCGTGCACGCCGACGAGGAGTACCTGTTCGAGGCCATCAAGGCCGGCGCCATGGGCTACCTGCTCAAGGACTGCACTCCCGACGAACTGGTCCGGGCCATCCGGGTGGTCCACGGCGGGGAGGGGTTGCTGGCGCCCACCATGGCCGCCAAGGTCATGCGCGAGTTCGCCCGCACCCGGGAGAGGACCGACCTGGCCGGGGTCCACCTCCCCCTCACCCCCCGGGAGGTCGAGATCCTGCAGCTGGTGGCCGGCGGGCTGGCCAACAAGGAGATCGCCCGCCGCCTGTCCATCAGCGAGCGCACCGTCAAGAACCACCTCAGCAACATCATGGAGAAGCTCCACGTGAACAGCCGCACCCAGGCGGCCGTGCTGGCCCTGCGCAGCGGGCTGGTGCGGCCTCCGGAAGGAGGCGGGTAG
- a CDS encoding GAF domain-containing sensor histidine kinase: MDTHADVAHATLAVRWLVLALLVAHDVAAPGGPHTPAALFVGMAGYALVLALWAWRLPTQAVRAARVGIGLDVAAVAAGLLLAARAQGFLFLGFPVVAAAGVLTGYQGGVAAAAVVAGAAATAQRALPVPSAAGWAAAAVALVATALTAAAAGVRSGRRAALEAAVRVLSERATSPGPVQATAEAVLDEMSRLLGADSGSVMVYLDREDRLEILASRGLREGSADARPRLGEGIAGWVAREGRPILLTPGTSTPVPLTRQELGSSLCVPLTAGSRPLGVLNLNRMATRPWFTLEDLQTADLLARAAAPVLIRARAERELAAALVEVAAGIGDVTRALARDPSVLWPALLDQARSLTAARFAVLALEREDTGMVEVVASRGIGGQAALGLLPGLLAASTQGQVHTLSAPPGSQEVAACVPLTVDGKTIGAVAFGLAADGPTAPDRLAAVSAQMAAAVQMVRTAHRIADIGIVEERRRIARELHDGVAQTLADALLQTDLVALTLSGGDRTATDLADLRGLLERAMRELREYMSDLRRQPDVGSELPAALEALGREFQRQTGIATAVETTGETSRLPSAVRHAILAIVRQALTNVRTHARATAVQIRARVDDDGCTASVTDNGIGFDVAAYRAQPPGRRHLGLVSMEERAALVGGRLDVESAPGRGTTVTVRVPLGR; the protein is encoded by the coding sequence GTGGACACTCACGCTGACGTCGCCCACGCCACCCTGGCTGTCCGGTGGCTGGTCCTGGCACTGCTGGTGGCCCACGATGTTGCCGCTCCCGGCGGGCCGCACACGCCGGCGGCGTTGTTCGTGGGCATGGCGGGGTACGCCCTCGTCCTGGCGCTGTGGGCGTGGAGGCTGCCGACCCAGGCGGTCCGGGCAGCCCGCGTGGGGATCGGGCTGGATGTCGCGGCCGTCGCCGCCGGACTGCTGCTGGCCGCGCGCGCCCAGGGCTTTCTGTTCCTCGGATTTCCGGTGGTGGCGGCCGCGGGCGTGCTCACGGGCTACCAGGGTGGGGTCGCGGCGGCAGCGGTGGTGGCCGGCGCCGCGGCCACCGCGCAGAGGGCGCTGCCGGTCCCCTCGGCGGCCGGATGGGCGGCGGCCGCAGTGGCGCTTGTGGCCACCGCCCTGACCGCCGCGGCCGCCGGCGTCCGCAGCGGGCGGCGGGCCGCACTGGAGGCCGCGGTGAGAGTCCTGTCTGAGCGGGCGACGTCGCCGGGACCCGTGCAGGCCACGGCCGAGGCAGTCCTGGACGAAATGTCAAGGCTGCTGGGTGCCGACAGCGGGTCGGTGATGGTCTACCTGGACCGCGAGGACCGGCTGGAGATCCTGGCGTCCCGCGGCCTCCGGGAGGGGTCCGCCGACGCCCGGCCTCGCCTGGGCGAGGGAATCGCCGGGTGGGTGGCCCGGGAGGGCCGTCCGATCCTGCTGACGCCCGGGACCTCCACCCCCGTCCCCCTGACGCGCCAGGAACTGGGCTCGTCCCTGTGCGTGCCGCTCACCGCCGGATCGCGCCCCCTGGGCGTGCTGAACCTCAACCGGATGGCCACCCGGCCGTGGTTCACCCTGGAGGATCTCCAGACGGCCGACCTGCTGGCCCGGGCCGCCGCTCCGGTCCTGATCAGGGCCCGGGCCGAGCGCGAGCTGGCCGCGGCGCTGGTCGAGGTGGCCGCGGGCATCGGCGACGTGACCCGGGCTCTGGCCCGAGACCCCTCGGTGCTGTGGCCGGCTTTGCTCGACCAGGCCCGCTCGCTGACGGCGGCGCGGTTTGCCGTCCTGGCCCTGGAGCGGGAGGACACCGGCATGGTGGAGGTGGTGGCCAGCCGGGGCATCGGCGGTCAGGCGGCGCTGGGCCTGCTGCCCGGGCTGCTGGCCGCCAGCACCCAGGGGCAGGTGCACACCCTCAGCGCGCCGCCCGGATCGCAGGAGGTGGCGGCGTGCGTGCCCCTCACCGTGGACGGCAAGACCATCGGCGCGGTGGCGTTCGGCCTGGCCGCGGACGGCCCGACCGCCCCGGACCGGCTGGCGGCCGTGTCCGCGCAGATGGCGGCCGCGGTGCAGATGGTCCGCACCGCCCACCGCATCGCCGACATCGGCATCGTGGAGGAACGCCGCCGCATCGCCCGGGAGCTCCACGACGGGGTGGCCCAGACCCTGGCCGACGCCCTCCTGCAGACGGACCTGGTGGCCCTGACCCTCTCCGGCGGCGACCGGACGGCCACAGACCTCGCAGATCTCCGGGGGCTGCTGGAGCGGGCCATGCGGGAACTGCGGGAGTATATGTCGGACCTGCGCCGGCAGCCCGACGTCGGCAGCGAGCTGCCGGCCGCCCTGGAGGCGCTGGGGCGGGAGTTCCAGAGGCAGACGGGCATCGCCACCGCCGTGGAGACCACCGGCGAGACCTCCCGCCTGCCGTCGGCGGTCCGCCACGCCATCCTGGCCATCGTGCGCCAGGCCCTGACCAACGTGCGGACCCACGCCCGGGCCACGGCGGTGCAGATCCGGGCGCGGGTGGACGACGACGGGTGCACCGCCTCGGTCACCGACAACGGCATCGGCTTCGACGTGGCCGCCTACCGGGCCCAGCCGCCGGGCCGGCGCCACCTGGGGCTGGTGTCCATGGAAGAGCGGGCGGCGCTGGTGGGCGGACGCCTGGACGTGGAGAGCGCGCCCGGGCGGGGAACCACGGTCACGGTGCGGGTGCCGCTGGGGAGGTGA
- a CDS encoding type II secretion system F family protein — protein MARYVYRAWDQAGRLATGVLDADSPRVAAALLQARGYLVTSLQEQDQTPKAAGQIRGGRIGRAQLVLFTRQLATMISAGLPIVTALHVLEDQIGHRRFRDVIAAVRAGIERGGSLSEEIARHPNVFFEFYVNTVRSGEVSGVLDASLNYLADYLEKEYDLVQRVRTAATYPLLVLAFTLLVAAAAVVFIVPVFVQIFASFKVPLPLLTRVLVRTSVLVRTYWWAAGAALALAAAGAGSLRRTRTGREVLDALLLRLPVAGSLIHRLALARFGRAMAVIIRSGIPLLEGLAVVATALGNRVVGRQVEAAREGMRAGLSMAESLRRQPLIPPMVVQMVRVGEETGAMEDVLIKLAEFYEREVDNAVKRFASVVEPILIVCVGGVVAVVALAVLLPIWTLIATLPR, from the coding sequence ATGGCGCGCTACGTGTACCGGGCCTGGGATCAGGCCGGCCGGCTGGCGACCGGGGTTCTGGACGCCGACAGCCCCCGGGTCGCCGCCGCCCTGCTGCAGGCCCGGGGCTACCTGGTGACGTCCCTGCAGGAACAGGATCAGACCCCGAAGGCCGCAGGGCAGATCCGGGGAGGACGCATCGGGCGCGCCCAGCTGGTCCTGTTCACCCGCCAGCTGGCCACCATGATCTCGGCCGGCCTGCCCATCGTCACGGCCCTGCATGTCTTAGAGGACCAGATCGGCCACCGGCGGTTCCGGGACGTCATTGCGGCCGTGCGCGCCGGCATCGAGCGGGGCGGCAGCCTGTCCGAGGAGATCGCCCGCCACCCGAACGTCTTCTTCGAGTTCTACGTGAACACGGTCCGCTCCGGCGAGGTCAGCGGCGTCCTGGACGCCTCCCTGAACTACCTGGCCGACTACCTGGAGAAGGAGTACGACCTGGTGCAGCGGGTGCGCACCGCGGCCACGTACCCGCTGCTGGTTCTGGCCTTCACCCTGCTGGTGGCCGCCGCCGCCGTCGTCTTCATCGTCCCGGTCTTCGTCCAGATTTTCGCCTCCTTCAAGGTGCCCCTGCCCCTGCTGACCCGCGTCCTGGTCAGGACCAGCGTCCTGGTGCGCACCTACTGGTGGGCGGCCGGGGCAGCCCTGGCCCTGGCGGCCGCGGGCGCGGGGTCCCTCCGCCGCACCCGGACCGGCCGGGAGGTCCTGGACGCCCTCCTGCTCCGTCTGCCGGTGGCCGGGTCCCTGATCCACCGGCTGGCGCTGGCGCGCTTTGGCCGGGCGATGGCGGTGATCATCCGCAGCGGCATCCCCCTGCTGGAGGGCCTGGCGGTGGTAGCCACGGCGCTGGGCAACCGGGTCGTGGGCCGACAGGTGGAGGCGGCCCGGGAAGGGATGCGGGCCGGGCTGTCCATGGCCGAATCCCTGCGCCGCCAGCCCCTGATCCCCCCCATGGTGGTGCAGATGGTGCGGGTGGGAGAGGAGACCGGCGCGATGGAGGACGTGCTCATCAAGCTGGCCGAGTTCTACGAGCGCGAGGTGGACAACGCGGTCAAGAGGTTCGCGTCGGTGGTGGAGCCCATCCTGATCGTCTGCGTGGGCGGCGTGGTGGCCGTGGTGGCGCTGGCGGTCCTGCTGCCCATCTGGACGCTGATCGCCACCCTGCCGCGCTGA
- a CDS encoding prepilin-type N-terminal cleavage/methylation domain-containing protein has translation MDAMGKDRRGFTLIEIAIVVAIIGILLLIALPLFTGARTRAYVAEARSLASEWKALAWSCLVERNFRESRCDSMAKIGWTPPPDSDAWDWTGGAFVACGIAAAGTINPATLTPCAGATDNTNNDSYLALVVPPNTTTNLVTNRYVLVIRTNTGVVQESPADGSTI, from the coding sequence ATGGACGCCATGGGGAAGGACCGGAGGGGATTCACCCTCATCGAGATCGCCATCGTGGTGGCGATCATCGGCATCCTGCTGCTGATCGCGCTGCCGCTGTTCACCGGCGCGCGCACCCGGGCGTATGTGGCCGAGGCCCGCAGCCTGGCCTCCGAGTGGAAGGCGCTGGCGTGGAGCTGCCTGGTGGAGCGCAACTTCCGGGAGTCACGCTGCGACAGTATGGCGAAGATCGGGTGGACGCCTCCGCCTGACAGCGACGCGTGGGACTGGACCGGAGGAGCGTTTGTGGCCTGCGGCATCGCGGCGGCCGGCACCATCAACCCCGCGACGCTGACCCCGTGCGCGGGAGCCACGGACAACACCAACAACGACTCGTACCTGGCGCTGGTCGTGCCGCCCAACACCACCACCAACCTGGTGACCAACCGCTACGTGCTGGTGATCCGGACCAACACCGGGGTCGTGCAGGAGAGCCCGGCCGACGGGTCGACGATCTAG
- a CDS encoding prepilin-type N-terminal cleavage/methylation domain-containing protein translates to MSVGGERGMTLVEVVAAVAVFGLVAAVLTGFYLIASTRGLLGRDTTAAALLAQQRIEQAQVLAYGSLAGLAGTEVLDSLGVPAADGPYTRTTVVTTPALGTSRLTQVDVTVSWTDQNIPRQVTLSTLVVQR, encoded by the coding sequence GTGTCCGTAGGCGGCGAGAGAGGGATGACCCTGGTCGAGGTGGTGGCCGCCGTGGCGGTGTTCGGCCTGGTGGCCGCCGTCCTGACGGGGTTCTACCTCATCGCCTCGACCCGCGGGCTGCTGGGGCGCGACACCACCGCAGCGGCGCTGCTGGCCCAGCAGCGCATCGAGCAGGCGCAGGTCCTGGCCTACGGCAGCCTGGCCGGCCTGGCCGGCACCGAGGTCCTGGACTCCCTGGGCGTCCCCGCCGCCGACGGCCCGTACACGCGGACGACGGTGGTGACCACGCCGGCGCTGGGAACATCCCGGCTCACCCAGGTGGACGTCACCGTGTCCTGGACGGACCAGAACATCCCCCGGCAGGTCACCCTGTCCACCCTGGTGGTCCAGCGATGA
- a CDS encoding prepilin-type N-terminal cleavage/methylation domain-containing protein translates to MSPSRAQQGLTLLETVLAVALLALVLAAVYALVTVGARGWAGLVGQADVQQHPRVAVSRILAEVRQSRDFVISSGGTSLGLVKVTRLTADALPGATAVSVEDASPLAAGRPVTLIRLTSAETASAASVAGTTVTLSAPLGLPHRRGEPVRRGQTTLAAPAAAGTTTLAVADAVLAAGDAVAVGTEGPFVVTAVAGTSATVTPALGRSHAAGEPVQPLAVVYTLAGTQLLRNGVVLADLLSAPPGRALFSAPAAVLAAGVPVGATRLCVDTVAGFSAGDRVQVGQELYGVQAFPADRLQVLSVDSAAGCLVVSPGVAFARPAGTPVRVMVVEVSLLASQYNDALGQTQTAAIVSRAALRN, encoded by the coding sequence ATGAGTCCCTCCCGCGCCCAGCAGGGCCTGACGCTGCTGGAGACGGTGCTGGCCGTGGCGCTGCTGGCCCTGGTCCTGGCCGCAGTGTATGCCCTGGTGACCGTCGGTGCGCGCGGGTGGGCCGGACTGGTGGGCCAGGCCGACGTCCAGCAGCACCCGCGGGTGGCGGTGTCCCGGATCCTCGCCGAGGTGCGCCAGTCGCGGGACTTCGTGATCTCCTCCGGCGGGACCAGCCTGGGGCTGGTGAAGGTCACCCGCCTGACCGCCGACGCCCTGCCGGGGGCGACGGCGGTCTCGGTGGAGGACGCCTCCCCGCTGGCCGCCGGCCGGCCCGTGACCCTGATCCGCCTCACCAGCGCCGAGACGGCATCCGCGGCATCCGTGGCGGGCACCACGGTCACCCTGTCGGCGCCTCTGGGCCTGCCCCACCGCCGCGGGGAGCCGGTCCGCCGGGGCCAGACCACCCTGGCCGCCCCCGCCGCCGCCGGGACCACCACGCTGGCCGTCGCGGACGCTGTCCTGGCAGCGGGGGATGCGGTGGCCGTGGGGACGGAGGGGCCGTTTGTCGTCACCGCGGTCGCCGGAACCAGCGCAACCGTGACGCCCGCGCTGGGCCGCTCCCACGCCGCCGGAGAGCCCGTGCAGCCGCTGGCGGTGGTGTACACGCTGGCCGGCACGCAGCTCCTGCGCAACGGGGTGGTGCTGGCGGACCTGCTGTCGGCTCCTCCGGGACGCGCCCTGTTCAGCGCTCCCGCCGCCGTCCTCGCCGCGGGGGTTCCGGTGGGAGCGACCCGGCTGTGCGTGGACACGGTCGCCGGCTTCTCCGCCGGAGACCGCGTGCAGGTCGGACAGGAGCTCTACGGGGTCCAGGCCTTCCCGGCGGACCGCCTCCAGGTGCTGAGCGTCGACTCCGCCGCCGGCTGTCTTGTGGTCAGCCCCGGCGTCGCGTTCGCGCGCCCGGCCGGAACCCCCGTGCGGGTGATGGTGGTGGAGGTCAGCCTTCTGGCTTCCCAGTACAACGACGCCCTCGGCCAGACCCAGACCGCCGCCATCGTGTCCAGGGCGGCCCTGAGGAACTGA
- the pilM gene encoding type IV pilus assembly protein PilM, with protein sequence MPALADVLQIGAVAAGVDVGRAAIKIAEIRRTARGVELHRAAVAPTPPGAVAGGVILDPAAVGSAVDALRRRTGIRSRRAVVAVTGQNVLARVLRLPPIPEEEVRQAIRWEAERHLPIPVDEAVTDVQAVGEVTEDGQRRLEVLLAAAPESVVLAHVQAVERARMTVEAVEVGALAMVRGLGHTDTRGTRALVNLGASTTDVAVVRDGVPQFTRTIPAGLETAAAAVGRLAGVDAAAAQQVLARYGLGWDESLPELPPGTYATEVTAALEEVVTQLRRTLDFVRAQFAGVTVSEIVLCGGGARLRHMDRHLTAELDLPVTVGVPPVRARAGRRGEQHDAISPQLAVAVGLALRTVG encoded by the coding sequence ATGCCGGCGCTTGCGGACGTTCTGCAGATCGGCGCGGTGGCGGCGGGCGTGGACGTCGGCCGGGCCGCCATCAAGATCGCCGAGATCCGGCGGACCGCGCGCGGGGTGGAACTCCACCGCGCGGCAGTGGCGCCCACCCCGCCGGGAGCCGTGGCGGGGGGCGTGATCCTGGACCCTGCCGCCGTCGGATCCGCCGTGGACGCCCTGCGGCGGCGCACGGGGATCCGCTCGCGCCGCGCCGTGGTGGCGGTGACCGGCCAGAACGTCCTGGCCCGGGTCCTGCGCCTGCCACCCATTCCCGAGGAGGAAGTACGGCAGGCCATCCGCTGGGAGGCCGAGCGCCACCTGCCGATCCCCGTGGACGAGGCCGTCACCGACGTCCAGGCGGTGGGCGAGGTCACCGAGGACGGCCAGCGCCGCCTGGAGGTGCTGCTGGCCGCCGCGCCCGAGTCGGTCGTCCTCGCCCACGTCCAGGCGGTGGAGCGCGCCCGCATGACGGTGGAGGCGGTGGAGGTGGGCGCGCTGGCCATGGTGCGCGGGCTGGGCCACACCGACACCCGGGGCACGCGGGCCCTGGTCAACCTGGGCGCGTCGACCACCGACGTGGCCGTGGTCCGCGACGGCGTGCCCCAGTTCACCCGTACGATCCCGGCCGGGCTGGAGACGGCGGCCGCAGCCGTGGGCCGCCTGGCCGGTGTGGACGCCGCCGCCGCGCAGCAGGTTCTGGCGCGCTACGGGCTGGGGTGGGACGAAAGCCTCCCCGAGCTGCCGCCGGGCACGTACGCCACCGAGGTCACCGCGGCCCTGGAGGAGGTGGTGACCCAGCTGCGGCGCACCCTGGACTTCGTCCGCGCCCAGTTCGCCGGGGTCACGGTGTCCGAGATCGTCCTGTGCGGCGGGGGCGCCCGGCTGCGCCACATGGACCGCCACCTGACCGCCGAACTGGACCTGCCGGTCACCGTCGGCGTCCCCCCGGTCCGGGCGCGCGCCGGCCGGCGGGGAGAACAGCACGACGCCATCTCCCCCCAGCTGGCCGTGGCGGTCGGGCTGGCGCTGCGGACGGTGGGGTGA
- a CDS encoding PilN domain-containing protein yields the protein MRIVLNLLPPSVVQRRRRAARRRVLIGLPLIGAAAAAGAWAVIQVSLHQARAAVEDVGRQLQVVQPIAVEVLRLQAEIADLEERRRALAALAGQQVPRTPVLDEISRTIPHDAWLQSLTIDGQTVSLGGQSLTLRSVAEFASSLEASPVFSGVRVASLQQVSTAPRPVVQFRIDARLEGRAP from the coding sequence GTGCGCATCGTCCTGAACCTGCTTCCGCCTTCGGTGGTCCAGCGCCGGCGCCGGGCCGCGCGCCGGCGGGTGCTGATCGGCCTGCCGCTGATCGGCGCCGCGGCGGCCGCCGGGGCGTGGGCGGTGATCCAGGTGTCGCTGCACCAGGCCCGGGCGGCGGTGGAGGACGTCGGCCGGCAGCTGCAGGTCGTCCAGCCCATTGCGGTGGAGGTCCTGCGCCTGCAGGCGGAGATCGCCGACCTCGAGGAGCGCCGCCGCGCGCTGGCGGCCCTGGCCGGCCAGCAGGTTCCCCGTACTCCCGTGCTCGACGAGATCAGCCGGACCATCCCGCACGACGCCTGGTTGCAGTCCCTGACCATCGACGGGCAGACGGTGTCCCTGGGGGGCCAGTCGCTCACGCTGCGGTCGGTGGCGGAGTTCGCCTCCTCCCTGGAGGCCTCGCCGGTGTTCTCCGGAGTGCGGGTGGCGAGCCTCCAGCAGGTCTCCACCGCCCCGCGCCCCGTCGTCCAGTTCCGCATCGACGCCCGGCTGGAGGGCCGCGCCCCGTGA
- the pilO gene encoding type 4a pilus biogenesis protein PilO produces the protein MSPLRPRERTLLGAGAAVLAGVLLGGLLYLPALLDLTAARREVVRKSAELRRATALAQQRPEVESRYAAERRAAEQLLTRIPREPDLPDLIVRLDGALSGSGVELMEVTFPPETSSPASPAEPAPVSALPVQIRVRGRYPQVRALVEAIERSPRLLVIDRVMVTGAEAGVVAELQMRALYRR, from the coding sequence GTGAGCCCCCTGCGGCCACGGGAACGGACGCTGCTGGGCGCGGGCGCGGCGGTGCTGGCCGGGGTGCTCCTGGGTGGCCTGCTGTACCTGCCCGCCCTGCTGGACCTGACCGCCGCCCGGCGGGAGGTCGTACGGAAGAGCGCGGAGCTGCGCCGCGCGACCGCCCTGGCACAGCAGCGCCCGGAGGTGGAGAGTCGGTACGCCGCCGAACGGCGGGCCGCCGAGCAGCTGCTCACCCGCATCCCGCGCGAGCCCGACCTGCCCGACCTGATCGTGCGCCTGGACGGGGCGCTGAGCGGAAGCGGTGTCGAGCTGATGGAGGTCACGTTTCCCCCCGAGACGTCTTCCCCGGCCTCCCCGGCCGAACCCGCCCCGGTGAGCGCCCTGCCGGTGCAGATCCGGGTGCGGGGACGCTATCCCCAGGTGCGCGCCCTGGTGGAGGCCATCGAGCGGTCCCCGCGCCTGCTGGTCATCGACCGCGTGATGGTGACCGGGGCCGAGGCAGGCGTCGTCGCCGAACTGCAGATGCGCGCACTGTACAGGCGGTGA